In Takifugu flavidus isolate HTHZ2018 chromosome 5, ASM371156v2, whole genome shotgun sequence, the following proteins share a genomic window:
- the agtpbp1 gene encoding cytosolic carboxypeptidase 1 isoform X4 has protein sequence MNKPKMAAEKGVPSNSKVVMLLRQLERMNGEMMARDVKNARQVTAKILHLIQTQEKSGQEVMSKGSRGMEVILSSLENSRDVQTTLNILCILSELLTVGRGRRVGVFVSIGGTGILFHLLVTASKETMPSEELMLQLHLLLAKVGPKDRKFGVKARLSGALNVTANLIKQNPHNSKLLLPCLQVLRVYSTNSVNAISLGKNGAVELIFKITGPYSTKNTSLLKVALDALGTLLKSKMNARRAVDGHQVPVILALYQDWHRNDTRHRHMLIRKGLLACLRNITNIKLGRKAFIEANGMRVLYNTSTECLPVRTLDPLINTSILIMRKCFPKNRLPLPTIKSAFHYQLPHIPAVGPVADLYNHPPEVDDVVDRSDEETDSENENDTDNEDFDKDQLLLNDDIETDLKKLHPKRDPGRPFEELRIYEKFFMELSEDFQGYNFECPKRASTSSSSSLPSPTPAQCAQPTQIPSGQAPCPKQLPVSTSQTEKSDSLTSFSAPIPPPPPSPPVPLELDTIHMTKDQAKKTEAYIPSNGQMTEQQLSTVLEHVSLEDGKVPLAEGEVRDVKPEELPLNATRHIHSPLLLEDIAGRRVGGGGSNWGSDCGSEGADDEGAVLEVPDTARLLPRHDPDLYVEMVKETHSVPHYAEVAYPDYFGHVAPTFKEPLLERVYGVQRSKIFQDIERLIRPNDILDKVVYDLDIPRCPVIEDSGESLRFNSQFESGNLRKAVQVRKLEYDLILNSDINSNHHHQWFYFEVSGMRVGTHYRFNIINCEKSNSQFNYGMQPLMYSVQEAIGGRPRWVRTGTDISYYKNHFARSSLATGGQKGKSYYTLTFSISFSHKDDVCYLAYHYPYTYSTLKMHLSKLEDLRTPQIYLRQDVLCKTLGGNSCPVVTITAMPESNSNDHICQFRNRPLIFLSARVHPGETNASWIMKGTLEFLMGTSPLAASLREAYIFKIVPMLNPDGVINGNHRCSLSGEDLNRQWQNPSPELHPTIYHTKSLLQYLAHIQRAPLVFCDYHGHSRKKNVFIYGCSVKETVFQSNISASSSDLQEERGYRTLPKILSQIAPAFSMGSCSFVVERSKESTARVVVWREIGVQRSYTMESTLCGCDQGKYKGLHISTRELEEMGAQFCVALLRLNRLTGLHNHHHLLDLEADIMGTHSKVIRIS, from the exons GCAGAGGTCGCAGGGTGGGAGTATTTGTCTCTATAGGTGGAACTGGGATATTATTCCACCTGTTGGTCACTGCCAGCAAGGAGACGATGCCCAGTGAGGAGCTCATGCTGCAGCTCCATTTGCTGCTGGCCAAGGTTGGCCCCAAAG ACAGAAAGTTTGGCGTGAAGGCTCGGCTGAGCGGAGCTCTCAACGTCACTGCCAACTTAATCAAACAAAACCCGCATAATTCCAAACTGCTCTTGCCTTGCCTGCAGGTCCTCAGGGTTTACTCCACCAACT CGGTGAATGCTATTTCTCTGGGTAAAAATGGAGCCGTGGAACTGATCTTCAAGATCACTGGACCATACAGCACTAAGAACACCAGCCTTCTCAA GGTAGCTCTCGATGCTCTGGGAACTCTACTTAAATCTA AGATGAATGCTCGGCGTGCAGTGGATGGCCATCAGGTACCTGTCATACTGGCTTTGTACCAGGACTGGCACCGCAATGACACGCGGCATCGCCATATGCTGATTCGCAAAGGGCTGCTGGCCTGCCTGCGAAACATAACCAACATCAAGCTGGGCAGGAAAGCCTTCATAGAGGCCAATGGCATGAGGGTCCTTTACAACACGTCTACT GAGTGTCTCCCTGTTCGGACTCTGGATCCCCTCATCAACACTTCCATTCTCATCATGAGGAAGTGTTTCCCTAAGAACCGTTTGCCCCTCCCCACCATCAAATCGGCCTTCCACTATCAGCTGCCCCACATTCCTGCCGTAGGGCCTGTGGCAGACCTGTACAACCATCCTCCTGAGG TGGATGATGTGGTGGACAGAAGTGATGAAGAGACGgactctgaaaatgaaaatgatacagataATGAAGATTTTGACAAGGATCAACTCCTCTTG AACGACGACATAGAAACTGATCTGAAGAAGCTGCATCCTAAAAGGGATCCAGGACGTCCTTTTGAGGAGTTGCGGATCTATGAAAAGTTCTTCATGGAGCTTTCTGAAGACTTCCAG GGTTATAACTTTGAATGTCCAAAGAGGGCCTCCACCTCATCGTCATCTTCTTTACCCTCACCGACCCCAGCTCAGTGCGCTCAGCCGACCCAAATACCCTCGGGCCAAGCCCCCTGCCCAaaacagcttcctgtttccacttcccaAACGGAAAAAAGCGACAGCCTGACGTCTTTCTCTGCacccattcctcctcctcctccttctcctcctgttcctctagAACTGGACACCATCCACATGACCAAGGACCAAGCCAAAAAGACAGAGGCCTACATTCCTTCCAATGGGCAGATGACGGAACAGCAACTTTCAACTGTGTTGGAACACGTGTCTCTAGAGGATGGAAAAGTTCCGCTAGCGGAAGGAGAAGTGAGGGATGTGAAACCGGAAGAGTTGCCGCTCAACGCCACCAGACACATTCACTCCCCTCTATTGCTGGAGGATATCGCCGGTCGCCgtgtgggtggagggggcagCAACTGGGGCTCAGACTGTGGCTCGGAGGGCGCCGATGACGAAGGAGCGGTTCTGGAGGTGCCGGACACAGCCCGGCTCCTCCCACGGCACGACCCCGATCTCTACGTGGAGATGGTGAAGGAAACACACTCCGTGCCCCACTATGCCGAGGTGGCGTACCCAGACTACTTTGGCCACGTAGCACCGACATTTAAGGAGCCACTTCTGGAGAGAGTTTACGGTGTCCAGAG GTCAAAGATATTTCAGGACATTGAGAGGTTGATCCGTCCTAATGACATCTTGGATAAAGTGGTATATGATCTGGACATCCCGCG CTGCCCCGTTATCGAAGACAGCGGCGAATCTCTGAGGTTCAACTCGCAGTTTGAATCCGGCAACCTCAGGAAGGCGGTTCAAGTTAGGAA ACTTGAGTACGACCTGATCCTAAATTCAGACATCAACAGTAATCACCATCACCAGTGGTTCTACTTTGAGGTGAGCGGCATGCGCGTGGGCACCCACTACCGCTTCAACATCATCAACTGTGAGAAGTCAAACAGCCAGTTCAACTATG GCATGCAGCCGCTGATGTACTCGGTGCAGGAGGCCATCGGCGGCAGGCCTCGTTGGGTCCGAACAGGAACAGACATCTCTTATTACAA GAATCATTTTGCCCGGAGCTCTCTTGCAACAGGTGGTCAGAAAGGAAAATCATATTACACACTGACTTTCAGCATAAGCTTTAGTCATAAGGATGACGTCTGCTACCTCGCCTATCACTACCCGTACACATACTCCACTCTTAAG ATGCACCTTTCAAAACTGGAGGATTTGAGGACCCCTCAGATCTACCTGAGACAAGATGTCCTCTGCAAAACCCTTGGGGGGAACAGCTGCCCAGTTGTGACTATCACGGCCATGCCAGAGTCCAACTCCAACGATCACATCTGCCAGTTCA gGAATCGTCCGTTAATCTTCCTGTCTGCCCGAGTGCATCCCGGAGAGACCAATGCCAGCTGGATAATGAAGGGCACACTGGAGTTTCTGATGGGTACCAGCCCACTCGCAGCCAGCCTGAGAGAGGCCTACATTTTCAAAATAGTCCCAATGCTCAACCCTGATGGAGTTATAAATGGAAA TCATCGCTGCTCTCTAAGTGGAGAAGACTTGAATCGCCAGTGGCAGAACCCCAGTCCTGAGCTGCACCCCACCATCTACCACACTAAGAGCCTGCTGCAGTACCTGGCACATATACAGCGAGCACCCTTG GTGTTTTGCGACTACCACGGCCAttccagaaagaaaaatgtgttcATATATGGCTGCAGCGTGAAGGAGACAGTTTTCCAGTCCAATATCAGTGCTTCGTCCTCTGACTTGCAGGAGGAACGTGGATAtagg ACTCTTCCTAAGATCCTGTCCCAGATCGCTCCGGCCTTCAGCATGGGCAGCTGCAGCTTCGTCGTTGAGCGTTCTAAAGAGTCAACGGCACGTGTTGTCGTGTGGAGAGAAATCGGAGTACAACGCAGCTACACCATGGAGAGCACACTCTGTGGGTGTGACCAGGGCAAATATAAA GGTCTTCACATCAGCACTCGAGAACTGGAAGAAATGGGAGCTCAGTTCTGCGTGGCCCTGCTGAGGCTGAACAGACTGACCGGTCTCCATAACCATCACCACCTGCTGGATTTGGAGGCCGACATCATGGGGACACATTCGAAAGTGATCAG AATCAGTTAG
- the agtpbp1 gene encoding cytosolic carboxypeptidase 1 isoform X3, which translates to MEHQYSRSYCPSDSSEKSGQEVMSKGSRGMEVILSSLENSRDVQTTLNILCILSELLTVGRGRRVGVFVSIGGTGILFHLLVTASKETMPSEELMLQLHLLLAKVGPKDRKFGVKARLSGALNVTANLIKQNPHNSKLLLPCLQVLRVYSTNSVNAISLGKNGAVELIFKITGPYSTKNTSLLKVALDALGTLLKSKMNARRAVDGHQVPVILALYQDWHRNDTRHRHMLIRKGLLACLRNITNIKLGRKAFIEANGMRVLYNTSTECLPVRTLDPLINTSILIMRKCFPKNRLPLPTIKSAFHYQLPHIPAVGPVADLYNHPPEVDDVVDRSDEETDSENENDTDNEDFDKDQLLLNDDIETDLKKLHPKRDPGRPFEELRIYEKFFMELSEDFQGYNFECPKRASTSSSSSLPSPTPAQCAQPTQIPSGQAPCPKQLPVSTSQTEKSDSLTSFSAPIPPPPPSPPVPLELDTIHMTKDQAKKTEAYIPSNGQMTEQQLSTVLEHVSLEDGKVPLAEGEVRDVKPEELPLNATRHIHSPLLLEDIAGRRVGGGGSNWGSDCGSEGADDEGAVLEVPDTARLLPRHDPDLYVEMVKETHSVPHYAEVAYPDYFGHVAPTFKEPLLERVYGVQRSKIFQDIERLIRPNDILDKVVYDLDIPRCPVIEDSGESLRFNSQFESGNLRKAVQVRKLEYDLILNSDINSNHHHQWFYFEVSGMRVGTHYRFNIINCEKSNSQFNYGMQPLMYSVQEAIGGRPRWVRTGTDISYYKNHFARSSLATGGQKGKSYYTLTFSISFSHKDDVCYLAYHYPYTYSTLKMHLSKLEDLRTPQIYLRQDVLCKTLGGNSCPVVTITAMPESNSNDHICQFRNRPLIFLSARVHPGETNASWIMKGTLEFLMGTSPLAASLREAYIFKIVPMLNPDGVINGNHRCSLSGEDLNRQWQNPSPELHPTIYHTKSLLQYLAHIQRAPLVFCDYHGHSRKKNVFIYGCSVKETVFQSNISASSSDLQEERGYRTLPKILSQIAPAFSMGSCSFVVERSKESTARVVVWREIGVQRSYTMESTLCGCDQGKYKGLHISTRELEEMGAQFCVALLRLNRLTGLHNHHHLLDLEADIMGTHSKVISSPTTYVMEEDEPSFLEPIDYSEDSNDEEAEPEHDPSNDGHENPVYRDSLSDPETGRD; encoded by the exons GCAGAGGTCGCAGGGTGGGAGTATTTGTCTCTATAGGTGGAACTGGGATATTATTCCACCTGTTGGTCACTGCCAGCAAGGAGACGATGCCCAGTGAGGAGCTCATGCTGCAGCTCCATTTGCTGCTGGCCAAGGTTGGCCCCAAAG ACAGAAAGTTTGGCGTGAAGGCTCGGCTGAGCGGAGCTCTCAACGTCACTGCCAACTTAATCAAACAAAACCCGCATAATTCCAAACTGCTCTTGCCTTGCCTGCAGGTCCTCAGGGTTTACTCCACCAACT CGGTGAATGCTATTTCTCTGGGTAAAAATGGAGCCGTGGAACTGATCTTCAAGATCACTGGACCATACAGCACTAAGAACACCAGCCTTCTCAA GGTAGCTCTCGATGCTCTGGGAACTCTACTTAAATCTA AGATGAATGCTCGGCGTGCAGTGGATGGCCATCAGGTACCTGTCATACTGGCTTTGTACCAGGACTGGCACCGCAATGACACGCGGCATCGCCATATGCTGATTCGCAAAGGGCTGCTGGCCTGCCTGCGAAACATAACCAACATCAAGCTGGGCAGGAAAGCCTTCATAGAGGCCAATGGCATGAGGGTCCTTTACAACACGTCTACT GAGTGTCTCCCTGTTCGGACTCTGGATCCCCTCATCAACACTTCCATTCTCATCATGAGGAAGTGTTTCCCTAAGAACCGTTTGCCCCTCCCCACCATCAAATCGGCCTTCCACTATCAGCTGCCCCACATTCCTGCCGTAGGGCCTGTGGCAGACCTGTACAACCATCCTCCTGAGG TGGATGATGTGGTGGACAGAAGTGATGAAGAGACGgactctgaaaatgaaaatgatacagataATGAAGATTTTGACAAGGATCAACTCCTCTTG AACGACGACATAGAAACTGATCTGAAGAAGCTGCATCCTAAAAGGGATCCAGGACGTCCTTTTGAGGAGTTGCGGATCTATGAAAAGTTCTTCATGGAGCTTTCTGAAGACTTCCAG GGTTATAACTTTGAATGTCCAAAGAGGGCCTCCACCTCATCGTCATCTTCTTTACCCTCACCGACCCCAGCTCAGTGCGCTCAGCCGACCCAAATACCCTCGGGCCAAGCCCCCTGCCCAaaacagcttcctgtttccacttcccaAACGGAAAAAAGCGACAGCCTGACGTCTTTCTCTGCacccattcctcctcctcctccttctcctcctgttcctctagAACTGGACACCATCCACATGACCAAGGACCAAGCCAAAAAGACAGAGGCCTACATTCCTTCCAATGGGCAGATGACGGAACAGCAACTTTCAACTGTGTTGGAACACGTGTCTCTAGAGGATGGAAAAGTTCCGCTAGCGGAAGGAGAAGTGAGGGATGTGAAACCGGAAGAGTTGCCGCTCAACGCCACCAGACACATTCACTCCCCTCTATTGCTGGAGGATATCGCCGGTCGCCgtgtgggtggagggggcagCAACTGGGGCTCAGACTGTGGCTCGGAGGGCGCCGATGACGAAGGAGCGGTTCTGGAGGTGCCGGACACAGCCCGGCTCCTCCCACGGCACGACCCCGATCTCTACGTGGAGATGGTGAAGGAAACACACTCCGTGCCCCACTATGCCGAGGTGGCGTACCCAGACTACTTTGGCCACGTAGCACCGACATTTAAGGAGCCACTTCTGGAGAGAGTTTACGGTGTCCAGAG GTCAAAGATATTTCAGGACATTGAGAGGTTGATCCGTCCTAATGACATCTTGGATAAAGTGGTATATGATCTGGACATCCCGCG CTGCCCCGTTATCGAAGACAGCGGCGAATCTCTGAGGTTCAACTCGCAGTTTGAATCCGGCAACCTCAGGAAGGCGGTTCAAGTTAGGAA ACTTGAGTACGACCTGATCCTAAATTCAGACATCAACAGTAATCACCATCACCAGTGGTTCTACTTTGAGGTGAGCGGCATGCGCGTGGGCACCCACTACCGCTTCAACATCATCAACTGTGAGAAGTCAAACAGCCAGTTCAACTATG GCATGCAGCCGCTGATGTACTCGGTGCAGGAGGCCATCGGCGGCAGGCCTCGTTGGGTCCGAACAGGAACAGACATCTCTTATTACAA GAATCATTTTGCCCGGAGCTCTCTTGCAACAGGTGGTCAGAAAGGAAAATCATATTACACACTGACTTTCAGCATAAGCTTTAGTCATAAGGATGACGTCTGCTACCTCGCCTATCACTACCCGTACACATACTCCACTCTTAAG ATGCACCTTTCAAAACTGGAGGATTTGAGGACCCCTCAGATCTACCTGAGACAAGATGTCCTCTGCAAAACCCTTGGGGGGAACAGCTGCCCAGTTGTGACTATCACGGCCATGCCAGAGTCCAACTCCAACGATCACATCTGCCAGTTCA gGAATCGTCCGTTAATCTTCCTGTCTGCCCGAGTGCATCCCGGAGAGACCAATGCCAGCTGGATAATGAAGGGCACACTGGAGTTTCTGATGGGTACCAGCCCACTCGCAGCCAGCCTGAGAGAGGCCTACATTTTCAAAATAGTCCCAATGCTCAACCCTGATGGAGTTATAAATGGAAA TCATCGCTGCTCTCTAAGTGGAGAAGACTTGAATCGCCAGTGGCAGAACCCCAGTCCTGAGCTGCACCCCACCATCTACCACACTAAGAGCCTGCTGCAGTACCTGGCACATATACAGCGAGCACCCTTG GTGTTTTGCGACTACCACGGCCAttccagaaagaaaaatgtgttcATATATGGCTGCAGCGTGAAGGAGACAGTTTTCCAGTCCAATATCAGTGCTTCGTCCTCTGACTTGCAGGAGGAACGTGGATAtagg ACTCTTCCTAAGATCCTGTCCCAGATCGCTCCGGCCTTCAGCATGGGCAGCTGCAGCTTCGTCGTTGAGCGTTCTAAAGAGTCAACGGCACGTGTTGTCGTGTGGAGAGAAATCGGAGTACAACGCAGCTACACCATGGAGAGCACACTCTGTGGGTGTGACCAGGGCAAATATAAA GGTCTTCACATCAGCACTCGAGAACTGGAAGAAATGGGAGCTCAGTTCTGCGTGGCCCTGCTGAGGCTGAACAGACTGACCGGTCTCCATAACCATCACCACCTGCTGGATTTGGAGGCCGACATCATGGGGACACATTCGAAAGTGATCAG CAGCCCCACCACTTAcgtgatggaggaggacgagcCGAGCTTCCTGGAGCCCATCGACTACAGCGAAGACAGCAACgacgaggaggcggagcctgaaCACGATCCCAGCAACGACGGCCACGAGAACCCCGTTTACCGCGACTCCCTGTCGGACCCCGAGACCGGCAGGGACTGA
- the agtpbp1 gene encoding cytosolic carboxypeptidase 1 isoform X2 translates to MNKPKMAAEKGVPSNSKVVMLLRQLERMNGEMMARDVKNARQVTAKILHLIQTQEKSGQEVMSKGSRGMEVILSSLENSRDVQTTLNILCILSELLTVGRGRRVGVFVSIGGTGILFHLLVTASKETMPSEELMLQLHLLLAKVGPKDRKFGVKARLSGALNVTANLIKQNPHNSKLLLPCLQVLRVYSTNSVNAISLGKNGAVELIFKITGPYSTKNTSLLKVALDALGTLLKSKMNARRAVDGHQVPVILALYQDWHRNDTRHRHMLIRKGLLACLRNITNIKLGRKAFIEANGMRVLYNTSTECLPVRTLDPLINTSILIMRKCFPKNRLPLPTIKSAFHYQLPHIPAVGPVADLYNHPPEVDDVVDRSDEETDSENENDTDNEDFDKDQLLLNDDIETDLKKLHPKRDPGRPFEELRIYEKFFMELSEDFQGYNFECPKRASTSSSSSLPSPTPAQCAQPTQIPSGQAPCPKQLPVSTSQTEKSDSLTSFSAPIPPPPPSPPVPLELDTIHMTKDQAKKTEAYIPSNGQMTEQQLSTVLEHVSLEDGKVPLAEGEVRDVKPEELPLNATRHIHSPLLLEDIAGRRVGGGGSNWGSDCGSEGADDEGAVLEVPDTARLLPRHDPDLYVEMVKETHSVPHYAEVAYPDYFGHVAPTFKEPLLERVYGVQRSKIFQDIERLIRPNDILDKVVYDLDIPRCPVIEDSGESLRFNSQFESGNLRKAVQVRKLEYDLILNSDINSNHHHQWFYFEVSGMRVGTHYRFNIINCEKSNSQFNYGMQPLMYSVQEAIGGRPRWVRTGTDISYYKNHFARSSLATGGQKGKSYYTLTFSISFSHKDDVCYLAYHYPYTYSTLKMHLSKLEDLRTPQIYLRQDVLCKTLGGNSCPVVTITAMPESNSNDHICQFRNRPLIFLSARVHPGETNASWIMKGTLEFLMGTSPLAASLREAYIFKIVPMLNPDGVINGNHRCSLSGEDLNRQWQNPSPELHPTIYHTKSLLQYLAHIQRAPLVFCDYHGHSRKKNVFIYGCSVKETVFQSNISASSSDLQEERGYRTLPKILSQIAPAFSMGSCSFVVERSKESTARVVVWREIGVQRSYTMESTLCGCDQGKYKGLHISTRELEEMGAQFCVALLRLNRLTGLHNHHHLLDLEADIMGTHSKVISPTTYVMEEDEPSFLEPIDYSEDSNDEEAEPEHDPSNDGHENPVYRDSLSDPETGRD, encoded by the exons GCAGAGGTCGCAGGGTGGGAGTATTTGTCTCTATAGGTGGAACTGGGATATTATTCCACCTGTTGGTCACTGCCAGCAAGGAGACGATGCCCAGTGAGGAGCTCATGCTGCAGCTCCATTTGCTGCTGGCCAAGGTTGGCCCCAAAG ACAGAAAGTTTGGCGTGAAGGCTCGGCTGAGCGGAGCTCTCAACGTCACTGCCAACTTAATCAAACAAAACCCGCATAATTCCAAACTGCTCTTGCCTTGCCTGCAGGTCCTCAGGGTTTACTCCACCAACT CGGTGAATGCTATTTCTCTGGGTAAAAATGGAGCCGTGGAACTGATCTTCAAGATCACTGGACCATACAGCACTAAGAACACCAGCCTTCTCAA GGTAGCTCTCGATGCTCTGGGAACTCTACTTAAATCTA AGATGAATGCTCGGCGTGCAGTGGATGGCCATCAGGTACCTGTCATACTGGCTTTGTACCAGGACTGGCACCGCAATGACACGCGGCATCGCCATATGCTGATTCGCAAAGGGCTGCTGGCCTGCCTGCGAAACATAACCAACATCAAGCTGGGCAGGAAAGCCTTCATAGAGGCCAATGGCATGAGGGTCCTTTACAACACGTCTACT GAGTGTCTCCCTGTTCGGACTCTGGATCCCCTCATCAACACTTCCATTCTCATCATGAGGAAGTGTTTCCCTAAGAACCGTTTGCCCCTCCCCACCATCAAATCGGCCTTCCACTATCAGCTGCCCCACATTCCTGCCGTAGGGCCTGTGGCAGACCTGTACAACCATCCTCCTGAGG TGGATGATGTGGTGGACAGAAGTGATGAAGAGACGgactctgaaaatgaaaatgatacagataATGAAGATTTTGACAAGGATCAACTCCTCTTG AACGACGACATAGAAACTGATCTGAAGAAGCTGCATCCTAAAAGGGATCCAGGACGTCCTTTTGAGGAGTTGCGGATCTATGAAAAGTTCTTCATGGAGCTTTCTGAAGACTTCCAG GGTTATAACTTTGAATGTCCAAAGAGGGCCTCCACCTCATCGTCATCTTCTTTACCCTCACCGACCCCAGCTCAGTGCGCTCAGCCGACCCAAATACCCTCGGGCCAAGCCCCCTGCCCAaaacagcttcctgtttccacttcccaAACGGAAAAAAGCGACAGCCTGACGTCTTTCTCTGCacccattcctcctcctcctccttctcctcctgttcctctagAACTGGACACCATCCACATGACCAAGGACCAAGCCAAAAAGACAGAGGCCTACATTCCTTCCAATGGGCAGATGACGGAACAGCAACTTTCAACTGTGTTGGAACACGTGTCTCTAGAGGATGGAAAAGTTCCGCTAGCGGAAGGAGAAGTGAGGGATGTGAAACCGGAAGAGTTGCCGCTCAACGCCACCAGACACATTCACTCCCCTCTATTGCTGGAGGATATCGCCGGTCGCCgtgtgggtggagggggcagCAACTGGGGCTCAGACTGTGGCTCGGAGGGCGCCGATGACGAAGGAGCGGTTCTGGAGGTGCCGGACACAGCCCGGCTCCTCCCACGGCACGACCCCGATCTCTACGTGGAGATGGTGAAGGAAACACACTCCGTGCCCCACTATGCCGAGGTGGCGTACCCAGACTACTTTGGCCACGTAGCACCGACATTTAAGGAGCCACTTCTGGAGAGAGTTTACGGTGTCCAGAG GTCAAAGATATTTCAGGACATTGAGAGGTTGATCCGTCCTAATGACATCTTGGATAAAGTGGTATATGATCTGGACATCCCGCG CTGCCCCGTTATCGAAGACAGCGGCGAATCTCTGAGGTTCAACTCGCAGTTTGAATCCGGCAACCTCAGGAAGGCGGTTCAAGTTAGGAA ACTTGAGTACGACCTGATCCTAAATTCAGACATCAACAGTAATCACCATCACCAGTGGTTCTACTTTGAGGTGAGCGGCATGCGCGTGGGCACCCACTACCGCTTCAACATCATCAACTGTGAGAAGTCAAACAGCCAGTTCAACTATG GCATGCAGCCGCTGATGTACTCGGTGCAGGAGGCCATCGGCGGCAGGCCTCGTTGGGTCCGAACAGGAACAGACATCTCTTATTACAA GAATCATTTTGCCCGGAGCTCTCTTGCAACAGGTGGTCAGAAAGGAAAATCATATTACACACTGACTTTCAGCATAAGCTTTAGTCATAAGGATGACGTCTGCTACCTCGCCTATCACTACCCGTACACATACTCCACTCTTAAG ATGCACCTTTCAAAACTGGAGGATTTGAGGACCCCTCAGATCTACCTGAGACAAGATGTCCTCTGCAAAACCCTTGGGGGGAACAGCTGCCCAGTTGTGACTATCACGGCCATGCCAGAGTCCAACTCCAACGATCACATCTGCCAGTTCA gGAATCGTCCGTTAATCTTCCTGTCTGCCCGAGTGCATCCCGGAGAGACCAATGCCAGCTGGATAATGAAGGGCACACTGGAGTTTCTGATGGGTACCAGCCCACTCGCAGCCAGCCTGAGAGAGGCCTACATTTTCAAAATAGTCCCAATGCTCAACCCTGATGGAGTTATAAATGGAAA TCATCGCTGCTCTCTAAGTGGAGAAGACTTGAATCGCCAGTGGCAGAACCCCAGTCCTGAGCTGCACCCCACCATCTACCACACTAAGAGCCTGCTGCAGTACCTGGCACATATACAGCGAGCACCCTTG GTGTTTTGCGACTACCACGGCCAttccagaaagaaaaatgtgttcATATATGGCTGCAGCGTGAAGGAGACAGTTTTCCAGTCCAATATCAGTGCTTCGTCCTCTGACTTGCAGGAGGAACGTGGATAtagg ACTCTTCCTAAGATCCTGTCCCAGATCGCTCCGGCCTTCAGCATGGGCAGCTGCAGCTTCGTCGTTGAGCGTTCTAAAGAGTCAACGGCACGTGTTGTCGTGTGGAGAGAAATCGGAGTACAACGCAGCTACACCATGGAGAGCACACTCTGTGGGTGTGACCAGGGCAAATATAAA GGTCTTCACATCAGCACTCGAGAACTGGAAGAAATGGGAGCTCAGTTCTGCGTGGCCCTGCTGAGGCTGAACAGACTGACCGGTCTCCATAACCATCACCACCTGCTGGATTTGGAGGCCGACATCATGGGGACACATTCGAAAGTGATCAG CCCCACCACTTAcgtgatggaggaggacgagcCGAGCTTCCTGGAGCCCATCGACTACAGCGAAGACAGCAACgacgaggaggcggagcctgaaCACGATCCCAGCAACGACGGCCACGAGAACCCCGTTTACCGCGACTCCCTGTCGGACCCCGAGACCGGCAGGGACTGA